From Oryza brachyantha chromosome 9, ObraRS2, whole genome shotgun sequence, a single genomic window includes:
- the LOC102709769 gene encoding cytochrome P450 71A1-like isoform X2: protein MNHHVFLAAVVLLAVVGYAVKNRRRKGRKLPPSPPSLPFLGHLHLVGPLLHRSLRELHLRYGSEEGLLLLQLGRRRTLVVSTAAAAADLYRNHDLAFASRPLSAAAHKLSFGSRNITFAPFGDNWRRAKKMAAVHVLSPRRVESFAPVRAAEAAALVTQVRRAAAAANGGAVELRDLLYSYSNAVVTRAATGAAGTTADTLKQLLGNATSLVAGVQADDLLPDMAAKVLRWATGLEKKYDDSMEEWEKFMSPIIAEHVEDGGAGEEDFVDVLLRLKREGTDGFELTDTRVKSIVDLIAAATETTSVTLEWSMVELVANPPVMAKLREEITRVADRKPAITEAEVSGMAYLKAVVKEALRLHPPAPILVPHQSTAAAVVQGYEIPAGTSLFINAWAIGRDTAAWDSPEEFRPERFLNCQVDFRGNDYQLVPFGAGRRICPGINFALPVLEMALVGLLHHFDWELPADVDMSEAPGLTTPLLVPLRLVPKCKTSLA, encoded by the exons GAATCACCAcgtcttcctcgccgccgtcgtgctcctcgccgtcgtcggctaTGCGGTCAAGAACCGACGCCGTAAAGGCCGCAAGctcccgccctcgccgccgtcgctcccGTTCCTCGGCCACCTGCATCTCGTCGGCCCGCTCCTGCACCGCTCCTTGCGCGAGCTGCACCTGCGGTACGGCAGCGAGGAAGGCCTGCTCCTCCTGCAGCTCGGGCGCCGGCGGACGCTGGTCGTGtccacggccgcggcggcggcggacctgTACAGGAACCACGACCTCGCCTTCGCCTCCCGCCCGCTCAGCGCGGCGGCCCACAAGCTGTCGTTCGGCTCGAGGAACATCACCTTCGCGCCGTTCGGGGACAACTGGCGCCGCGCCAAGAAGATGGCCGCCGTCCACGTCCTCTCGCCGCGGCGCGTCGAGTCGTTCGCTCCCGTGCGggccgccgaggcggcggctctCGTCACCCaagtccgccgcgccgccgccgcggcgaacgGGGGTGCCGTCGAGCTGAGGGACCTCCTGTACAGCTACTCCAACGCGGTGGTGACACGTGCGgcgaccggcgccgccgggacGACGGCGGACACGCTGAAGCAGTTGCTGGGGAACGCCACGTCGCTGGTGGCCGGGGTCCAGGCGGACGACCTGCTGCCGGACATGGCGGCGAAGGTGCTGAGGTGGGCTACGGGGCTCGAGAAGAAATATGACGACTCGATGGAGGAGTGGGAGAAGTTCATGTCGCCGATAATAGCCGAACACGTGGAGGACGGCGGTGCAGGGGAGGAGGATTTCGTCGACGTCTTGCTGCGGCTCAAGCGAGAAGGCACCGATGGGTTCGAGCTAACGGACACTCGCGTCAAGAGCATCGTC GATTTGATCGCTGCCGCAACTGAGACAACGTCGGTGACGTTGGAGTGGAGCATGGTGGAGCTCGTGGCGAACCCGCCGGTGATGGCGAAGTTGCGAGAGGAGATCACTCGAGTGGCCGACAGGAAGCCGGCCATcacggaggcggaggtgagcgGGATGGCGTATCTGAAGGCGGTGGTGAAGGAGGCGCTCCGGCTCCACCCACCCGCCCCGATCCTGGTCCCGCACcagtcgacggcggcggcggtcgtgcAGGGCTACGAGATCCCGGCCGGGACCTCGCTGTTCATCAACGCGTGGGCGATCGGGAGGGACACGGCGGCGTGGGACTCGCCGGAGGAGTTCCGGCCGGAGCGGTTCTTGAACTGCCAGGTGGACTTCAGGGGGAACGACTACCAGCTCGTCCCGttcggcgccggccggcggaTCTGCCCAGGCATAAACTTCGCCTTGCCGGTGCTGGAGATGGCGCTGGTCGGCCTCCTGCACCACTTCGACTGGGAGCTCCCCGCCGACGTGGACATGAGCGAGGCGCCCGGGCTGACCACGCCGCTGCTTGTCCCTCTCCGCCTTGTCCCCAAGTGCAAGACGTCGCTTGCGTAG
- the LOC102709769 gene encoding cytochrome P450 71A1-like isoform X1, whose amino-acid sequence MNHHVFLAAVVLLAVVGYAVKNRRRKGRKLPPSPPSLPFLGHLHLVGPLLHRSLRELHLRYGSEEGLLLLQLGRRRTLVVSTAAAAADLYRNHDLAFASRPLSAAAHKLSFGSRNITFAPFGDNWRRAKKMAAVHVLSPRRVESFAPVRAAEAAALVTQVRRAAAAANGGAVELRDLLYSYSNAVVTRAATGAAGTTADTLKQLLGNATSLVAGVQADDLLPDMAAKVLRWATGLEKKYDDSMEEWEKFMSPIIAEHVEDGGAGEEDFVDVLLRLKREGTDGFELTDTRVKSIVVDLIAAATETTSVTLEWSMVELVANPPVMAKLREEITRVADRKPAITEAEVSGMAYLKAVVKEALRLHPPAPILVPHQSTAAAVVQGYEIPAGTSLFINAWAIGRDTAAWDSPEEFRPERFLNCQVDFRGNDYQLVPFGAGRRICPGINFALPVLEMALVGLLHHFDWELPADVDMSEAPGLTTPLLVPLRLVPKCKTSLA is encoded by the exons GAATCACCAcgtcttcctcgccgccgtcgtgctcctcgccgtcgtcggctaTGCGGTCAAGAACCGACGCCGTAAAGGCCGCAAGctcccgccctcgccgccgtcgctcccGTTCCTCGGCCACCTGCATCTCGTCGGCCCGCTCCTGCACCGCTCCTTGCGCGAGCTGCACCTGCGGTACGGCAGCGAGGAAGGCCTGCTCCTCCTGCAGCTCGGGCGCCGGCGGACGCTGGTCGTGtccacggccgcggcggcggcggacctgTACAGGAACCACGACCTCGCCTTCGCCTCCCGCCCGCTCAGCGCGGCGGCCCACAAGCTGTCGTTCGGCTCGAGGAACATCACCTTCGCGCCGTTCGGGGACAACTGGCGCCGCGCCAAGAAGATGGCCGCCGTCCACGTCCTCTCGCCGCGGCGCGTCGAGTCGTTCGCTCCCGTGCGggccgccgaggcggcggctctCGTCACCCaagtccgccgcgccgccgccgcggcgaacgGGGGTGCCGTCGAGCTGAGGGACCTCCTGTACAGCTACTCCAACGCGGTGGTGACACGTGCGgcgaccggcgccgccgggacGACGGCGGACACGCTGAAGCAGTTGCTGGGGAACGCCACGTCGCTGGTGGCCGGGGTCCAGGCGGACGACCTGCTGCCGGACATGGCGGCGAAGGTGCTGAGGTGGGCTACGGGGCTCGAGAAGAAATATGACGACTCGATGGAGGAGTGGGAGAAGTTCATGTCGCCGATAATAGCCGAACACGTGGAGGACGGCGGTGCAGGGGAGGAGGATTTCGTCGACGTCTTGCTGCGGCTCAAGCGAGAAGGCACCGATGGGTTCGAGCTAACGGACACTCGCGTCAAGAGCATCGTCGTG GATTTGATCGCTGCCGCAACTGAGACAACGTCGGTGACGTTGGAGTGGAGCATGGTGGAGCTCGTGGCGAACCCGCCGGTGATGGCGAAGTTGCGAGAGGAGATCACTCGAGTGGCCGACAGGAAGCCGGCCATcacggaggcggaggtgagcgGGATGGCGTATCTGAAGGCGGTGGTGAAGGAGGCGCTCCGGCTCCACCCACCCGCCCCGATCCTGGTCCCGCACcagtcgacggcggcggcggtcgtgcAGGGCTACGAGATCCCGGCCGGGACCTCGCTGTTCATCAACGCGTGGGCGATCGGGAGGGACACGGCGGCGTGGGACTCGCCGGAGGAGTTCCGGCCGGAGCGGTTCTTGAACTGCCAGGTGGACTTCAGGGGGAACGACTACCAGCTCGTCCCGttcggcgccggccggcggaTCTGCCCAGGCATAAACTTCGCCTTGCCGGTGCTGGAGATGGCGCTGGTCGGCCTCCTGCACCACTTCGACTGGGAGCTCCCCGCCGACGTGGACATGAGCGAGGCGCCCGGGCTGACCACGCCGCTGCTTGTCCCTCTCCGCCTTGTCCCCAAGTGCAAGACGTCGCTTGCGTAG
- the LOC102710051 gene encoding uncharacterized protein LOC102710051, which yields MTREESPESGGAAAAGEPSGTALPRRGKSCKGCLYYSSVLRSRGFNPVCVGIPRSIPQVPNYVVDEPKEEAAAQGHDLRQFKYACAGYSMFVVDNKDGQSGEKEGKTLLPYCQGLELLVDSRLVERKSTTDEQATASFRKEAANSSRQQGQRPGQLTGQDFYARFRKSAGLVASGVAKNLNKTANYIKENIADILYPDRRPPK from the exons aTGACGAGGGAGGAATCGCCGGagtccggcggcgccgcggcggccggagagCCGTCGGGCACGGCGCTGCCGAGGAGGGGGAAGTCCTGCAAGGGCTGCCTCTACTACTCGTCCGTGCTCAGATCCCGCGGGTTCAACCCTGTCTGCGTGGGGATCCCGCGCTCCATCCCGCAAG TCCCAAACTACGTGGTGGACGAGCCCAaggaagaggcggcggcgcaggggcATGATTTGAGGCAGTTCAAGTACGCCTGTGCTGGTTACTCGATGTTCGTGGTGGATAACAAAGACGGCCAAAGTGGCGAGAAGGAGGGCAAGACGTTGCTGCCGTATTGCCAGGGGCTCGAG CTATTGGTGGACAGCAGACTGGTTGAGAGAAAATCAACGACTGATGAGCAAGCTACTGCCTCTTTTAGAAAGGAAG CTGCCAACAGCTCTAGGCAACAAGGACAAAGACCCGGGCAGCTTACTGGACAGGATTTCTATGCGAG GTTTAGGAAGAGTGCAGGATTGGTCGCTTCGGGCGTCGCAAAGAATCTAAACAAGACAGCTAATTACATCAAGGAAAACATTGCAGACATACTTTACCCAGATCGTCGACCACCCAAGTAG